In the genome of Gadus morhua chromosome 14, gadMor3.0, whole genome shotgun sequence, one region contains:
- the arpp19a gene encoding cAMP-regulated phosphoprotein 19a, producing MSDINIMSEDTEETKVTEEAEVDEKDEKVISPERAEEAKLKSRYPSLAHKPGGSDLLRKRLQKGQKYFDSGDYNMAKAKIKNKQLPTAAPEKTEITTGDHIPTPQDLPQRKPSLVASKLAG from the exons ATGTCTGATATCAACATCATGTCGGAGGATACCGAGGAGACAAAAGTGACGGAAGAGGCCGAGGTCGACGAGAAA GATGAAAAGGTGATCAGTCCTGAAAGGGCAGAAGAGGCCAAATTGAAGTCCAGGTATCCAAGTCTAGCACATAAACCCGGAGGTTCAGATCTTCTCCGCAAGCGGCTGCAGAAGGGA CAAAAGTACTTTGACTCTGGCGACTACAACATGGCCAAAGCCAAGATCAAGAACAAGCAGCTTCCAACAGCTGCTCCGGAGAAGACTGAGATCACCACGGGAGACCACATCCCCACGCCACAAGACCTGCCCCAGAGGAAACCATCCCTGGTGGCCAGCAAACTGGCCGGCTGA